A genomic window from Herbiconiux aconitum includes:
- a CDS encoding bifunctional methylenetetrahydrofolate dehydrogenase/methenyltetrahydrofolate cyclohydrolase, whose amino-acid sequence MVAVRLDGVATATALKTEIRERVAALRERGIVPGLGTLLVGDDPGSISYVAGKHRDCAEVGIESVRVDLPATASEQDVRDAIAGLNADDSVTGYIVQLPLPDGIDENAMLELIDPAKDADGLHPTNLGRLVLGVEGELNSPLPCTPAGIVEMLTRYGVTLPGKHVVVVGRGLTVGRPLGLLLTRKGIDATVTLTHSRTVDLAAEVRRADVVVAAVGVPGLIQPDWVKPGAAVLDVGITRIVNEETGKARLVGDVDPGVAEVAGFLSPVPGGVGPMTRAMLLANVVSEAERRVR is encoded by the coding sequence GTGGTAGCCGTTCGACTCGACGGCGTCGCCACGGCGACGGCCCTCAAGACGGAGATCCGCGAGCGGGTCGCCGCCCTCCGCGAACGTGGCATCGTTCCTGGGCTCGGCACCCTGCTCGTCGGCGACGACCCGGGGTCGATCTCCTATGTCGCCGGCAAGCACCGCGACTGCGCCGAGGTCGGCATCGAATCGGTGCGTGTCGATCTGCCGGCCACGGCGAGCGAGCAGGATGTGCGCGACGCCATCGCCGGCCTGAACGCCGACGACTCCGTCACCGGCTACATCGTGCAGCTGCCGTTGCCCGACGGCATCGACGAGAACGCGATGCTCGAGTTGATCGACCCGGCGAAAGACGCCGACGGCCTCCACCCCACGAACCTCGGCCGGCTCGTGCTCGGCGTGGAAGGCGAGTTGAACTCGCCGCTGCCGTGCACTCCCGCGGGCATCGTCGAGATGCTCACCCGCTACGGCGTGACGCTGCCGGGCAAGCACGTCGTGGTGGTGGGTCGCGGGCTCACCGTCGGCCGACCGCTCGGATTGCTGCTCACCCGCAAGGGCATCGACGCCACCGTGACGCTCACCCACTCCCGCACGGTCGATCTCGCCGCTGAAGTGCGGCGGGCGGATGTCGTGGTCGCCGCCGTGGGCGTGCCCGGCCTCATCCAGCCCGATTGGGTGAAGCCCGGCGCAGCGGTGCTCGACGTGGGCATCACCCGCATCGTGAACGAAGAGACCGGCAAGGCGCGGCTCGTCGGCGACGTCGATCCCGGGGTTGCCGAGGTCGCGGGGTTCCTGTCGCCGGTTCCTGGGGGAGTGGGGCCGATGACTCGGGCGATGCTGCTGGCCAACGTCGTTTCTGAGGCTGAGCGACGCGTTCGCTGA
- a CDS encoding aldose 1-epimerase family protein codes for MTAVVTQVAAGIRALDVDGVALVETFPETSTPPGAAGIVLVPWPNRVAGGRWTLAGAPQQLDITEPKQGNAIHGLLRSTGYRMLEQEPHRVLQGATVFPQHGYPFLLETTVEHRLSAEGMTVTHSIVNESDQAAPVAVGAHPYLALGDLPVGELTLTIDASTRFLTDEHQIPVSEEDVAGTDFDLTQGRRVAGLEIDHGFGGVSTNDGRSVQRLEAPDGRRVELWADENFGYVQVFTPQNFAAADGPRQAVAIEPMTAPANAFNSGQGLRWLRPGERWELAWGIRYVTP; via the coding sequence GTGACTGCGGTCGTCACGCAGGTGGCGGCCGGGATCCGGGCGCTTGACGTTGACGGGGTGGCGCTGGTCGAGACGTTTCCCGAGACATCCACTCCGCCGGGGGCTGCCGGGATCGTGCTCGTGCCGTGGCCCAATCGGGTGGCGGGCGGGCGGTGGACGTTGGCGGGCGCCCCGCAACAGCTCGACATCACGGAGCCGAAACAGGGGAACGCCATTCACGGGCTGTTGCGGTCGACGGGGTATCGGATGCTCGAACAGGAGCCTCATCGCGTGCTCCAGGGCGCTACCGTCTTTCCGCAGCACGGGTACCCGTTCCTGCTCGAGACCACGGTCGAGCATCGGCTCAGCGCCGAAGGGATGACGGTGACCCACTCCATCGTGAACGAGAGCGACCAGGCGGCCCCGGTCGCTGTCGGCGCGCATCCCTATCTCGCGCTCGGCGACCTCCCGGTGGGCGAACTCACCCTCACCATCGACGCAAGCACCCGGTTTCTCACGGATGAGCACCAGATCCCCGTCTCCGAAGAAGACGTAGCCGGCACCGACTTCGACCTCACACAGGGCCGGCGCGTCGCCGGTCTCGAGATCGACCACGGCTTCGGTGGCGTCAGCACGAACGACGGACGGAGCGTGCAGCGACTCGAAGCACCCGACGGTCGTCGCGTCGAGCTCTGGGCCGACGAGAACTTCGGCTATGTGCAGGTCTTCACCCCGCAGAACTTCGCGGCGGCCGACGGTCCGCGTCAGGCCGTGGCGATCGAGCCCATGACGGCACCGGCGAACGCGTTCAACTCCGGCCAGGGGCTGCGCTGGCTGCGGCCGGGGGAGCGCTGGGAGCTCGCCTGGGGCATCCGCTACGTCACCCCCTGA
- a CDS encoding DUF4190 domain-containing protein, which yields MSILPQGRNGAGWYPDPEATDVLRWWDGYRWTDDFAPLAVDPADSRNGYATASLVLGIVSIGFNVLFVPSVLAVAFGFAGLSKARRMGMGRGLAITGIVLGAIGVMFMIALIVLVVTIRAVSVSR from the coding sequence ATGAGCATCCTCCCGCAGGGCCGCAACGGTGCGGGGTGGTATCCCGACCCCGAAGCGACCGATGTGCTGCGGTGGTGGGACGGCTACCGGTGGACAGACGACTTCGCGCCGCTCGCCGTCGATCCGGCTGACAGTCGAAACGGCTATGCCACCGCGTCGCTCGTGCTCGGCATCGTGTCGATCGGGTTCAACGTGCTGTTCGTGCCGAGCGTGCTCGCGGTGGCCTTCGGGTTCGCCGGGCTGAGCAAGGCGCGTCGAATGGGCATGGGGCGCGGGCTCGCCATCACGGGCATCGTGCTCGGTGCCATCGGGGTGATGTTCATGATCGCGTTGATCGTGCTGGTCGTGACCATTCGCGCCGTCTCCGTCTCTCGCTGA